ACGCGAAGTACGGCAGCACCCGCACCCCGTGGGAGCCGGGCGGGGTGGCCGCGAGCAGCCCGTCGACCTCCGCGAGCGGTGTGCCCGTGGTGCGCAGCACCCAGTCCAGGGCGGCGGTGCCCACCATCGCGGGCATGGCCCGCAGCCAGTGCCCCGGCCGGTCGGTGGAGATGTGCAGCCCGGCCGGTTCCCCGTCCAGGTCCACCGCGCGGACGGAGACCAGCGCGGCCAGACAGGTGCCGATGATCAGGAGTCCGTCGCCCTCGGCGGTGACCCCGGCGCCCAGCGCGCAGGCCGCGAGGTCGTAGGGGCCGCCGGAGATCCGCGTCCCGGCGAGCGGGGTGTCCGGGCCCAGCTCGCCGACGGCGATCGGGTCGCTGATCCCGCGCAGCAGCCCGCGCCGGTGGCCGAGCCCCAGCTCCTCGACCACCCCGTCGTCGTAGGTTCTGGAACGGGGGTCGAGGAACGGCATCGACGCGTCCGACACATCGGTCGCCCGGATGCCCGTCAGCCGCTGGAAGACCATGTCCTTGCAGTAGACGGCCGCCTCGGCCGCGTCCAGGGCGGCGGGCTCGTGCCGGTCGAGCCAGGCCAGCACGGGCCCGGGGCAGCCGGGGAACATGGCGCTCCCGGTCCGCCGGAAGACGGACTCCACCACACCCGACGACTGCCAGGCGTCGACGAGTTCGTTCGCCCGCCCGTCCATCCAGGAGATCGCGGACCGCACCGGGCGGCCCTCGGCGTCCACCAGCCAGACCCCGTCCCCCTGGCCGGTCAGCCCGATCAGTTCGAACGGTCCCGGGACCCCGGCCGCGAGCGCGGCCAGCACCTCGGTGACCGCGCCGAACACCTCGTCCATGTCCTGCTCGGCCCGCCCGCCCTGGAGCGAGAGCGCGACCGGCCGGGACTCGGTGGCCAGGGCCCGTCCCCGTGCGTCGAAGACCGCGGCCTTGACCATCGAGGTCCCGGCGTCGATACCGATGTACTTCCGTCCGGCCGCCGCTGCCGCCGGCCCTGACTTCGTGTCTGCCTCTGCCCCTGTCACTGTCGGCACTCCTCGTCTCGGGATCGATCCGTCCGTGTGCGTGCGTGTGTGCGTGTGGTGCGGGTGGCCCCGGTCCGCCGTCGTCCGGCCGGTCCGGGGGCGGGCGCCGGGTCAGGGCAGGGCGTGGGCCGGGGGCTCGTTCCGGGCGTAGCGGGCGACCTCCGCCGCCGCGATCTCCGCGGCCTTGCGGGCCACCGCCCGGGAGGCGCCCGCGATATGCGGGGTGAGCACCAGACGGGGCGTCGACAGCAGCCGCGAATCCGCCGGAATGGGCTCCTCCGCGTAGGTGTCGAGCGCCGCCGCCGCGAGATGCCCGCTGTCCAGCGCGTCGCACAGCGCGTCCGTGTCCAGCAGCCCGCCCCGCGCCGCGTTCACCACCACGGCGCCCTTCGGCAGCAGCGCCAGCTCGCGTTCCCCGATCATCCCCGTGTTCTCCGGGGTGAGCCGGGCGTGCAGCGTCAGCACCCGGGACCGGGTGAGCAGCGTCTCCAGCGACTTCGCCCGCATCCCGTGCACATCGCCGCGCACATACGGGTCGTACACCTCCACCTCCGCGCCGAACGCGCTGAGCACCCGGGCCACCCGGCTGCCCACCGCGCCGTAGCCGACCAGCCCGACGGGGGTGTCCTCCAGCTCCAGACCCGCGTGTTCATAGGTGTAGTACGAGCCGTCCCAGTCGCCGTCCGACGCCAGCGAGGCGTGCGCCTGCGGGATACGGCGCAGCGCCGACAGGATCAGGCCGATCGTGAACTCGGCCGTGGACGCGGCGTTCCGGCCCGGCGCGAAACACACCCGCACACCCCGGGCGCGCGCCGCCGCCGCGTTGACGTTGACCGGTCCGCCCCGGCAGACCGCGACCATCCGCAGCCCCGGGGAGGCGGCCAGGACCCGTTCGGTGAAGGGGGCCATCTGGGTGACGCACACCTCCACCCCCGTCAACGCCTTGATCAGCTCGTCCTCGGTGTCGCTCGCCTCCGTCACCTCCGCCACCGGACCGAACGGCTCCAGCGGCCAGGGCAGGGTCAGTTCGGTCAGCTCCAGCGGGGTGCCGGGCAGGGCCCGGTGCAGGGCGGCGGAGATCAGGGAATTGCGGACGAAATGGTCACCGGCGGCCAGGACTTTCATGCGTTACCTCCGCGTCGTCGTCGTCCCCGCCCGGACCCGGGCGGCGGGGGTGCCCCCGTACGCCCGGGGTCCGGGCCGGTGGGGGCCTTCTGCTCCTGCTGGTGCGCGGGTCCGCGCGGACACCGGCGGGCGCCGCACGGCGGACGGGCCCCTTCGGGGCACCCGGGAAAGGGGGAGCGCAGCGGATCGTAGCCGTCGCCGGGCCCCGGAACGGGGACATACCCGGCGTTCGCCTGCTGCCGGGCGGCGGTCCGCGCATGGCAACAGAGCTTGAGACAGGGGCCGGGGAGCGTCAATCCTCCGCGCAGGGGGTTTCTCCCCCCGGCGCGTGAGAACGTCACGTCCGAGACGACACCGGACCACCGGGAGGCAACCGTCATGTGGCTGGGGATCGACCTGGGCACCCAGAGCGTGCGCGCCCTGCTCGCCGACGACGACGG
The nucleotide sequence above comes from Streptomyces clavuligerus. Encoded proteins:
- a CDS encoding FGGY-family carbohydrate kinase, with amino-acid sequence MTGAEADTKSGPAAAAAGRKYIGIDAGTSMVKAAVFDARGRALATESRPVALSLQGGRAEQDMDEVFGAVTEVLAALAAGVPGPFELIGLTGQGDGVWLVDAEGRPVRSAISWMDGRANELVDAWQSSGVVESVFRRTGSAMFPGCPGPVLAWLDRHEPAALDAAEAAVYCKDMVFQRLTGIRATDVSDASMPFLDPRSRTYDDGVVEELGLGHRRGLLRGISDPIAVGELGPDTPLAGTRISGGPYDLAACALGAGVTAEGDGLLIIGTCLAALVSVRAVDLDGEPAGLHISTDRPGHWLRAMPAMVGTAALDWVLRTTGTPLAEVDGLLAATPPGSHGVRVLPYFASSGERAPFVEPRLRAELTGVSLETTPADLVRATCEGIGFAARHCLDAAGLTGSLAICGGGTRSGAWTRLFADVLGRPLRITEGEVGARGAVLAAAERYGVELDTAAWTEPTAVVEPDPARAEFYTKAYADHRERLAAARERARAS
- a CDS encoding NAD(P)-dependent oxidoreductase, with protein sequence MKVLAAGDHFVRNSLISAALHRALPGTPLELTELTLPWPLEPFGPVAEVTEASDTEDELIKALTGVEVCVTQMAPFTERVLAASPGLRMVAVCRGGPVNVNAAAARARGVRVCFAPGRNAASTAEFTIGLILSALRRIPQAHASLASDGDWDGSYYTYEHAGLELEDTPVGLVGYGAVGSRVARVLSAFGAEVEVYDPYVRGDVHGMRAKSLETLLTRSRVLTLHARLTPENTGMIGERELALLPKGAVVVNAARGGLLDTDALCDALDSGHLAAAALDTYAEEPIPADSRLLSTPRLVLTPHIAGASRAVARKAAEIAAAEVARYARNEPPAHALP